The following are encoded in a window of Methylicorpusculum oleiharenae genomic DNA:
- a CDS encoding PAS domain S-box protein: MQPFIDGLTFSILIAEIKQANPLLLVIKELNRSACDLFGYAQRDLINQPLNVILSPHCPAELWQNALARLDNDHPAANFQAELINREKQTFPVMISLGKLTDPAKNEKPTIAVLIQDLSASKQQEKNLLLMHAAVEQSASAVVITDPSGRIEYINPKFCSMTGYSHEELLGHNPRILQSGGTSDEQYLKMWQELLKQGEWRGEIKNQRKNGEDYWAFESISAIKNSRGEITHLLAVEEDITERKQVEAALQESEQRFRQMAEMTGEWLWEQDPNGYYIYCSNAVKTILGYKPEEIIGKHYTELLTQQDKTDFQPYSSVQNAFYALTNHYRHKEGRLVIAESTGLPIIDAHGKLLKWRGVDRDITARKHYEDALIESEKRTRLIIETTLNAIIIMDSYGIITDWNQRAEKMFGWTRHEAIGRNMAELIVPERFRKLVHQELSHFLTTGASRVIDKLTEQIALRRSGTEFPVELSIAPLKIGNAYEFSGFVHDISSRKAAERQIREAQVNLAIAKNEMKIAQQIQTSLFPAKPIISPHFEVTGFCLPATQIGGDYFDYFYRDEQHLDMVIADVSGHAVGPALLMVAARSAIRTQATWLGSPAQTLDVLNNFLYEDLYNADHFITLFYLQYYTTTQTLSYANAGHPPPLLYQKCNFSCKELDADGLIIGIRQNINFEEKKITLSAGDCLLIYTDGLTESQNPAGEQFGIDRLKTLFEKYADQKPGFIVDTLIQHLKDFCQSSFFYDDITVMVFKRS, from the coding sequence ATGCAACCTTTCATTGACGGCTTAACATTCAGCATTCTGATTGCAGAGATAAAACAGGCTAACCCCTTGTTACTGGTGATCAAAGAACTCAACCGCAGCGCATGCGACTTGTTCGGTTATGCGCAGCGCGATCTGATCAACCAACCTCTTAACGTTATATTGTCGCCCCATTGTCCTGCTGAATTATGGCAAAACGCTCTGGCGCGACTGGACAACGATCACCCGGCTGCTAATTTTCAAGCTGAATTGATCAACCGTGAAAAACAGACTTTCCCCGTCATGATTTCACTGGGCAAACTGACCGATCCCGCCAAAAATGAAAAACCCACTATTGCTGTTTTAATCCAGGATCTCAGCGCATCCAAGCAACAGGAAAAAAATTTGTTGCTGATGCACGCTGCGGTAGAACAAAGTGCCAGCGCCGTAGTGATAACCGATCCCAGCGGCCGGATCGAATATATCAATCCCAAATTCTGCTCCATGACCGGATACAGTCACGAGGAACTGCTAGGCCATAATCCCAGAATACTTCAGTCCGGCGGCACTTCAGACGAACAATATCTAAAAATGTGGCAGGAACTGCTCAAACAGGGCGAATGGCGGGGAGAGATAAAAAACCAGCGAAAAAACGGTGAAGATTACTGGGCATTTGAGAGCATCAGCGCAATTAAAAACAGCCGCGGCGAAATTACTCATTTATTAGCGGTAGAAGAAGACATAACTGAACGCAAACAAGTCGAAGCCGCCCTTCAGGAAAGCGAACAACGCTTTAGACAAATGGCGGAAATGACAGGGGAATGGTTATGGGAGCAAGACCCGAACGGATACTATATTTACTGCAGTAACGCGGTAAAAACAATTTTAGGATACAAACCTGAAGAGATTATCGGCAAACACTATACCGAGCTTCTGACGCAGCAGGATAAAACCGATTTTCAGCCTTACTCATCAGTCCAAAACGCCTTTTATGCGCTGACAAACCATTACCGCCACAAAGAAGGCCGCCTCGTGATCGCCGAATCAACCGGCCTTCCCATCATAGATGCACACGGCAAACTGCTGAAGTGGCGAGGCGTGGATCGTGACATTACCGCAAGAAAGCATTATGAAGATGCTCTGATCGAAAGCGAGAAACGCACACGACTAATCATTGAAACCACGCTGAATGCGATCATCATCATGGATTCTTACGGCATCATTACGGACTGGAACCAGCGCGCTGAAAAAATGTTCGGCTGGACACGCCATGAAGCGATAGGACGAAATATGGCCGAACTGATAGTACCCGAACGATTTCGAAAACTTGTCCATCAAGAACTCAGCCATTTTCTGACCACAGGGGCCAGCCGGGTTATCGATAAGCTAACCGAACAAATCGCATTAAGAAGAAGCGGCACCGAGTTTCCGGTTGAGCTGAGTATTGCACCGCTTAAAATAGGCAATGCCTATGAATTCAGCGGTTTTGTTCACGACATCAGCAGCCGAAAAGCCGCTGAAAGGCAAATTCGGGAAGCGCAGGTGAATCTTGCTATCGCGAAAAACGAAATGAAAATTGCCCAGCAAATCCAAACGTCCTTGTTTCCTGCCAAACCGATCATTTCACCCCATTTCGAAGTGACTGGCTTTTGCCTTCCCGCAACCCAGATAGGCGGTGATTATTTCGACTATTTTTACCGCGACGAGCAGCATCTGGATATGGTGATTGCCGATGTATCGGGCCATGCGGTAGGACCGGCCCTGCTGATGGTCGCAGCTCGCAGCGCCATTAGAACACAAGCCACCTGGTTAGGCTCACCCGCTCAAACCTTGGACGTGCTCAATAATTTTCTTTATGAGGATCTTTATAACGCCGATCATTTTATTACCCTCTTTTACCTTCAATATTACACCACGACGCAAACCCTCAGTTACGCCAATGCCGGACACCCTCCTCCGCTGCTTTACCAAAAATGCAACTTTAGCTGTAAAGAATTGGACGCCGACGGATTGATCATAGGAATCAGGCAAAATATTAACTTCGAAGAAAAGAAAATCACACTCAGTGCCGGTGATTGCCTGCTCATCTATACAGATGGACTGACAGAATCCCAAAATCCGGCCGGTGAACAATTCGGCATTGACAGACTAAAAACCTTATTCGAAAAGTACGCTGATCAAAAGCCGGGATTTATCGTCGACACATTAATTCAGCACCTGAAAGATTTCTGCCAATCTAGCTTTTTTTATGACGATATCACGGTCATGGTGTTCAAACGCTCATAA
- a CDS encoding potassium channel family protein, translating to MAQYAVIGLGRFGTTLGLQLVKMNHDVMGVDFDRKVVESLSGLLTHTAIADVTDENALLELGLTDYDAVIVAIGENLQASLLCVVHLKNLGIENLWVKATSASHHLILNRLGVTRIVHPEEEMGKRTAQALSYPMIREYMSLGNKQYIVEVPVVERLAGRALVDLLAEVKGKVFGILIKRRDQMFPCPHEQFVIEKDDILILAGDRLFLTKLAPQLI from the coding sequence ATGGCTCAATATGCGGTAATCGGTTTAGGTAGATTTGGCACGACGCTGGGGTTGCAGTTAGTCAAAATGAATCACGATGTTATGGGAGTGGATTTTGACAGAAAAGTGGTTGAGTCGTTATCCGGTTTACTTACGCACACGGCTATAGCCGATGTCACGGATGAAAATGCACTGCTTGAACTGGGTTTGACGGATTATGACGCGGTCATTGTTGCAATTGGAGAGAATCTGCAGGCCAGTTTGCTGTGTGTTGTTCATTTAAAAAATCTGGGTATAGAAAATCTTTGGGTCAAAGCCACGTCCGCTTCACATCATTTGATTTTAAATAGATTGGGGGTGACACGCATTGTTCATCCGGAAGAGGAGATGGGCAAAAGAACCGCTCAGGCGCTTTCTTACCCTATGATCAGAGAATACATGTCTTTGGGCAATAAACAGTATATTGTTGAAGTACCCGTGGTTGAGCGGTTGGCAGGTAGGGCGCTGGTGGATTTGTTAGCGGAAGTGAAAGGCAAGGTGTTTGGGATTCTGATAAAGCGGCGTGACCAGATGTTTCCCTGTCCGCATGAGCAATTCGTTATTGAGAAGGATGACATTCTTATTTTGGCCGGAGATCGATTGTTTTTGACCAAACTGGCTCCTCAATTGATATAA
- a CDS encoding TrkH family potassium uptake protein: MTQLELLWRSLVQKNAQFRHLLINASPPAILMIGYLTLILLGAGLLKLDMATVSSITWLDALFTATSAVTVTGLVVVDTGTGFSVFGQVVIALLIQAGGLGFMTFSILTILNLGKRLGVRHQLVALEALNQTSFNSIKDVSKAVIVFSLAIEAIGFLLLVFCWVDEYSFSKAAYHAFFYTISAFNNAGFALSADGLTAYQGDIPVNLIITALFIIGGIGFVVLQDVWKKCGWKKLQVYTKVMISSTVMLNLLAWLLVWLFERKNPATIGGFSLSDQLTASWFQAVTPRTAGFNTLPIESLTDSTSLLMLILMFIGGGSLSTASGIKLGTFVVLLITTYSFLMRHDEVTIMRRSIPLNMIMKSFAVTVISMMLVLLGSLMLSAIQEAPLLDILFEVVSALGTVGLSRGLTGDLNIAGQLLIMLLMFVGRLGPLTVAYVIAIPKQRRIKYPSIDIQIG; this comes from the coding sequence ATGACTCAACTAGAGCTGTTGTGGCGTTCATTAGTGCAGAAAAATGCGCAGTTTCGACATCTGTTGATAAATGCCAGTCCGCCCGCCATATTGATGATTGGTTATTTAACGCTTATCTTACTCGGCGCCGGGTTGTTGAAATTGGATATGGCGACCGTGTCATCAATTACCTGGCTTGATGCTCTTTTTACGGCAACTTCGGCCGTAACGGTAACGGGGCTGGTCGTAGTAGATACAGGAACCGGATTTTCAGTTTTCGGCCAGGTTGTGATTGCCCTCTTGATTCAGGCCGGCGGCCTGGGGTTTATGACCTTTTCAATTCTTACGATATTGAATCTGGGTAAACGATTGGGTGTAAGGCATCAGTTAGTGGCTTTGGAAGCCTTGAATCAAACCAGCTTCAACAGTATCAAGGATGTATCCAAAGCGGTGATTGTCTTCTCTTTGGCTATAGAGGCTATTGGTTTTTTGCTTTTAGTGTTTTGCTGGGTTGACGAATACAGCTTTTCGAAAGCGGCTTATCACGCTTTTTTTTATACGATTTCAGCCTTTAACAATGCCGGATTTGCTTTGTCTGCCGATGGCTTGACCGCCTATCAGGGGGATATTCCTGTTAATCTCATCATCACTGCACTTTTTATTATCGGTGGCATCGGGTTTGTCGTGTTGCAAGATGTCTGGAAAAAATGCGGCTGGAAGAAGCTTCAGGTTTATACCAAAGTGATGATCAGCAGCACGGTGATGCTCAACTTACTGGCATGGCTGTTGGTGTGGCTATTTGAACGAAAGAATCCCGCTACAATCGGCGGGTTTTCTTTATCCGATCAATTAACCGCCTCCTGGTTTCAGGCCGTGACGCCCAGAACTGCGGGTTTCAATACCTTGCCCATAGAATCATTAACCGATTCCACATCACTGCTCATGCTCATTTTGATGTTTATCGGCGGAGGATCTTTAAGTACCGCCAGCGGCATCAAGTTGGGCACGTTCGTTGTGCTGTTAATTACGACCTATTCATTTTTAATGCGGCATGATGAGGTCACGATCATGCGTCGTTCCATTCCGCTGAATATGATCATGAAGTCTTTTGCGGTAACCGTCATTTCAATGATGCTCGTGCTGCTGGGGTCACTGATGTTATCGGCTATCCAGGAGGCGCCGCTGCTGGATATTTTATTTGAAGTGGTTTCGGCATTAGGCACGGTAGGTTTGTCCAGAGGCTTGACCGGTGATTTAAATATTGCCGGTCAGTTGTTGATTATGTTGCTTATGTTTGTAGGCCGTCTTGGGCCTTTGACGGTAGCTTATGTCATTGCCATACCCAAGCAGCGCCGGATTAAGTATCCGTCTATCGACATTCAGATCGGTTAG
- a CDS encoding VOC family protein — protein sequence MRYLHTMVRVRNLDESLDFYCNKLGMHEINRMESEQGRFTLVYLAAPLDADQARQHEAPLLELTYNWDAEDYTGGRNFGHIAFEVDDIYATCQKLMEGGVLINRPPRDGHMAFIRSPDQISIEFLQKGSPLKPSEPWVSMSNTGVW from the coding sequence ATGCGTTACTTACATACTATGGTCAGGGTCCGCAATTTGGATGAATCTCTGGATTTTTATTGTAATAAACTCGGTATGCACGAAATTAACCGTATGGAAAGTGAGCAAGGCCGTTTTACGCTGGTATATCTGGCCGCGCCTTTGGATGCCGATCAAGCAAGACAGCATGAAGCGCCTTTACTGGAGCTTACCTATAATTGGGACGCTGAAGATTATACCGGCGGCAGAAATTTCGGGCATATAGCGTTTGAAGTCGACGATATTTATGCGACCTGCCAAAAATTGATGGAGGGTGGGGTTTTGATCAACCGTCCACCTAGAGACGGCCATATGGCATTCATCCGGTCACCGGATCAGATTTCCATTGAGTTTTTACAAAAAGGATCGCCGCTGAAACCTTCCGAACCTTGGGTTTCTATGTCTAACACCGGAGTTTGGTGA
- a CDS encoding ASCH domain-containing protein translates to MSDLPEKTCTIDNLIRHEKLVAAAKAGLKTQQRRNGVYGWPGERFELQGTEFVVTDLKREKLGDMTDEHAKAEGYPSLESYRDLILRMHPGMNWDPESLVWAHYFEIKA, encoded by the coding sequence ATGTCTGACTTACCTGAAAAAACCTGCACTATCGATAATCTGATACGCCACGAAAAACTGGTTGCTGCCGCAAAGGCGGGTTTGAAAACTCAGCAGCGCCGAAATGGCGTTTACGGCTGGCCCGGAGAACGCTTTGAGTTGCAAGGCACAGAATTTGTTGTGACCGATTTAAAAAGGGAAAAATTGGGCGACATGACGGATGAACATGCTAAAGCCGAGGGATATCCAAGCCTTGAGAGTTACCGGGATTTGATATTAAGAATGCATCCCGGAATGAACTGGGATCCGGAAAGCTTGGTTTGGGCGCATTATTTTGAAATCAAGGCGTAA
- a CDS encoding GIY-YIG nuclease family protein — MMAWQVYIIHCSDDSFYTGCTNDVIRRYRQHEAGKGAKYFFGRKPVRLMYLETLSDRSAACKREAMLKKLKRVEKLQLISSEINEMSVSEC; from the coding sequence ATGATGGCTTGGCAGGTCTACATCATCCATTGCAGCGATGATTCCTTCTATACGGGTTGCACCAATGACGTGATAAGGCGTTATCGCCAGCATGAAGCCGGGAAGGGGGCCAAATATTTTTTTGGCCGCAAGCCGGTTCGGTTGATGTATCTGGAAACGCTGTCCGATCGAAGCGCGGCCTGCAAACGCGAAGCCATGCTGAAAAAACTCAAAAGAGTAGAAAAACTGCAGTTAATCAGCTCAGAAATCAATGAAATGTCGGTTTCGGAGTGTTAG
- the truC gene encoding tRNA pseudouridine(65) synthase TruC, producing MLEILYQDEHLVAINKPAGLLVHRSNIDRHETRFAVQLLRDQIGRHVFPVHRLDKPTSGVLLFALNADVARQMMAVFINGHVHKRYLAIVRGYVGLQGSIDYPLHETLDRMTDRQAAEDKPAQAALTHFKCLAKAEMPFATKRHSTSRYSFIELVPETGRKHQLRRHMKHIFHPIVGDTTHGDGKHNAFFRTYLGSNQLLLTASDLQFPHPVSEALVSIHSPLDAEFVRVIEQLNWQAND from the coding sequence GTGTTAGAAATACTGTATCAGGATGAGCATCTGGTTGCTATCAACAAACCCGCAGGCTTGCTGGTGCATAGGTCCAATATAGACCGTCATGAGACCCGGTTTGCCGTGCAATTGCTGCGTGATCAAATCGGCCGTCATGTTTTTCCGGTGCACAGATTGGATAAGCCCACATCCGGGGTCCTGCTGTTTGCTTTAAACGCCGATGTTGCCCGGCAAATGATGGCGGTTTTCATCAACGGGCATGTCCACAAGCGCTACCTTGCTATTGTCAGAGGGTATGTCGGTTTACAAGGCAGTATCGATTATCCATTGCACGAAACGCTTGATCGGATGACCGATAGGCAAGCCGCAGAAGATAAACCGGCCCAGGCTGCATTGACGCATTTTAAATGTCTGGCAAAAGCGGAAATGCCTTTTGCTACAAAACGCCATTCAACCAGTCGTTATTCATTCATTGAGCTGGTGCCGGAAACCGGGCGTAAACATCAGTTGCGGCGACACATGAAGCATATTTTTCATCCTATCGTGGGTGATACGACTCACGGTGATGGCAAACATAATGCCTTTTTTAGAACCTATTTGGGGTCTAATCAGCTGTTATTGACGGCAAGCGACCTTCAGTTTCCTCATCCTGTGTCAGAAGCGCTGGTCTCGATCCATTCACCTTTGGATGCTGAATTTGTGAGGGTTATTGAGCAATTGAATTGGCAGGCGAATGATTGA
- a CDS encoding argininosuccinate synthase, translated as MSSINKVVLAYSGGLDTSVILKWLKDVYDCEVVTFTADIGQGEEVEPARAKAQAMGIKEIYIDDLREEFARDFVFPMFRANTIYEGEYLLGTSIARPLIAKRLIEIANETGAEAISHGATGKGNDQVRFELGAYALRPDIHVIAPWREWDLTSRETLLAYAEKHSIPVEMKRGKASPYSMDANLLHISYEGGILEDPWAEPEESMWRWSVSPEAAPDKPTYLELTYKQGDIVEIDGQACSAAEVLEKLNTIAGANGIGRLDIVENRYVGMKSRGCYETPAGTVMLKAHRAIESLTLDREVAHLKDELMPRYASLIYNGYWWSPERKMLQTMIDASQVNVNGKVRVKLYKGNVVVVGRASESDSLFDEAIATFEDDAGAYNQKDAEGFIKLNALRMRIAAKKNR; from the coding sequence ATGTCGAGTATCAATAAGGTCGTACTGGCTTATTCCGGAGGTTTGGATACCTCAGTCATTCTGAAATGGCTGAAAGATGTTTACGATTGTGAAGTCGTAACCTTTACGGCTGATATTGGCCAGGGTGAGGAAGTCGAGCCTGCAAGAGCGAAAGCGCAAGCCATGGGTATCAAGGAAATTTATATCGATGATCTGCGTGAAGAGTTTGCGCGCGATTTCGTATTCCCGATGTTTCGCGCCAATACGATTTATGAAGGTGAATATCTTTTAGGGACTTCTATTGCAAGACCGCTGATTGCCAAGCGCTTGATAGAAATCGCCAATGAAACCGGTGCTGAGGCCATTTCTCACGGTGCAACCGGCAAGGGTAATGATCAAGTCCGTTTTGAATTGGGTGCTTACGCGTTAAGACCTGATATTCATGTGATCGCACCATGGCGTGAGTGGGATTTGACTTCGCGTGAAACGTTGTTGGCTTATGCTGAAAAACACAGTATCCCGGTTGAAATGAAACGAGGAAAAGCCTCTCCTTATTCAATGGATGCCAACTTGTTACATATTTCTTATGAAGGCGGCATTCTTGAAGATCCTTGGGCTGAGCCTGAAGAGTCGATGTGGCGTTGGAGTGTTTCTCCGGAAGCGGCACCCGATAAGCCAACCTATCTGGAATTAACCTATAAACAGGGCGATATCGTCGAGATTGATGGTCAGGCGTGTTCGGCAGCGGAAGTCCTGGAAAAGCTGAATACAATTGCGGGAGCCAATGGCATAGGTCGTCTGGATATCGTCGAAAACCGTTATGTTGGTATGAAGTCTCGCGGTTGTTATGAAACACCGGCCGGTACGGTCATGCTTAAAGCACATAGAGCCATTGAGTCGCTGACCTTGGACAGAGAAGTGGCTCATCTTAAAGACGAACTGATGCCGCGCTATGCCAGTTTGATCTATAACGGTTACTGGTGGAGTCCTGAGCGAAAAATGCTGCAAACCATGATTGATGCATCGCAAGTCAATGTCAATGGCAAAGTCAGAGTCAAACTGTACAAAGGCAATGTGGTTGTGGTAGGAAGAGCGTCAGAGTCCGACAGCTTGTTTGACGAAGCTATCGCAACGTTTGAAGACGATGCCGGCGCTTACAACCAAAAAGATGCGGAAGGATTTATCAAATTGAATGCACTGAGAATGCGGATTGCAGCCAAGAAAAACCGCTAA
- the bamA gene encoding outer membrane protein assembly factor BamA, whose amino-acid sequence MRLSVLSVIIMLTLVFSQVVKSEDGFVVDNIQVNGLQRISVGTVYNYLPVNIGDTFSSERIPVAVRALFKTGFFKDITIERSGSTLVVNVVERPSIAKILFEGNKDISSEDLLKALKNIGLSEGKVFNQQILEKVEQELRRQYFSHGKYGLKIDTEVADLTRNRVGINIKISEGRVAKIKQINVVGNKTFENDDLQKDFELSTSNLLSFYTKDDQYSKQKLSADLERLRSYYLDRGYINFNIESTQVAITPDKKEIYITINVKEGDVYTLEKVKLAGNLIVQPDEITKLVQVGPGEIFSRRNATETSKAISDRLGDDGYVFANVNMVPEINEADKTVAMTFFVDPGKRVYVNRINMRGNTKTRDEVLRRELRQMEASWASNTKIERSKTRLERLGYFEEVNVETPPVVGTSDQIDVNYTVVEKPSGNLTAGVGFSQTQGIILNANISQDNVFGSGKRVNLAFNNSDVSTNYRFGFLNPYFTLDGVSLGYELGYRSTDARQANIASYTTDVANAGMNFGIPLNEFDTLRFNADVKHTSLDTTSSSSYDIIEFIEEEGDSFLTFAPSIGWTHDTLNRFVFPTSGGQQRLSALATVPGSDLEYYKISYKQQEYFPIAKDLTFSLSAEAAYGDGYGKTDELPFFENYFAGGVRSVRGFNDNTLGPRDRPTPGNSSRPIGGSTKLAGSAELFFPVPFMKESKSIRLGTFIDAGMVDNSFSFDEMRYSAGISGEWLSPFGAISVSVAKPINLEDQDDERNFQFSFGSGF is encoded by the coding sequence ATGAGATTATCAGTTTTATCAGTCATTATCATGCTGACTTTGGTATTTTCACAGGTCGTAAAAAGTGAAGACGGGTTTGTAGTTGATAATATACAAGTCAATGGTTTACAAAGAATTTCCGTTGGAACCGTCTATAATTATCTCCCCGTCAATATCGGAGATACTTTTTCGTCCGAACGAATACCTGTTGCCGTCAGAGCGCTTTTTAAAACCGGTTTTTTCAAAGACATCACGATCGAAAGATCCGGGTCGACGCTGGTGGTCAATGTGGTCGAAAGACCTTCAATCGCTAAAATTCTGTTTGAAGGTAATAAAGATATCAGTTCGGAGGATTTGCTGAAGGCATTAAAAAATATCGGCCTGTCTGAAGGAAAAGTATTCAACCAGCAAATTCTGGAAAAAGTCGAACAGGAGTTGAGGCGCCAATATTTTAGTCACGGCAAATACGGTCTGAAGATTGATACCGAAGTTGCCGATCTCACCCGAAACAGAGTGGGTATCAATATCAAGATTTCAGAAGGACGGGTTGCCAAAATCAAACAGATTAATGTCGTCGGCAATAAAACCTTCGAAAATGACGATTTGCAAAAAGACTTTGAGTTAAGTACCTCCAATCTTTTGTCGTTTTATACCAAAGATGACCAATATTCAAAACAAAAGCTTTCGGCTGATCTCGAGCGTTTGCGCTCCTATTATCTGGATCGCGGCTATATCAATTTCAATATTGAATCAACGCAGGTCGCCATAACGCCTGACAAGAAAGAAATTTATATTACGATTAATGTAAAAGAAGGCGATGTCTACACGTTAGAAAAAGTCAAATTGGCGGGTAACCTGATTGTTCAGCCCGACGAAATTACCAAACTGGTTCAGGTCGGACCGGGTGAAATTTTCTCCAGAAGAAATGCGACTGAAACGTCAAAAGCCATCTCGGATCGCTTGGGTGATGACGGATATGTTTTTGCTAACGTCAACATGGTTCCTGAAATTAACGAGGCTGACAAGACCGTTGCAATGACGTTTTTTGTTGATCCGGGTAAGCGGGTTTATGTCAACCGCATCAACATGAGGGGCAACACCAAAACCCGTGACGAAGTGTTAAGACGGGAATTACGGCAAATGGAAGCCAGTTGGGCATCCAACACAAAAATCGAGCGATCCAAAACGCGCCTGGAAAGACTGGGCTATTTCGAGGAAGTGAATGTCGAGACGCCGCCGGTGGTGGGTACTTCAGATCAAATTGATGTCAACTATACTGTTGTTGAAAAACCTTCCGGAAATTTGACGGCAGGTGTAGGCTTTTCGCAAACTCAAGGTATTATTCTGAATGCCAATATCTCGCAGGACAATGTCTTTGGTTCCGGCAAACGGGTCAACCTGGCATTCAATAACAGTGATGTTTCAACTAACTACCGGTTTGGCTTTTTAAACCCTTATTTTACTCTGGATGGTGTGAGCTTGGGATATGAATTGGGTTATCGAAGCACCGATGCCCGGCAAGCCAACATTGCCAGTTATACTACCGATGTGGCAAATGCCGGAATGAACTTTGGCATACCGTTGAATGAATTTGACACTTTGCGGTTTAATGCGGATGTGAAGCATACCAGTCTGGATACTACGTCTTCCTCATCCTATGACATCATAGAGTTCATAGAAGAAGAAGGTGACAGTTTTTTAACCTTCGCCCCTTCCATAGGCTGGACACATGATACGCTGAACCGTTTCGTTTTTCCGACCAGCGGCGGACAGCAAAGGTTATCAGCCTTGGCAACCGTGCCGGGCAGCGATCTTGAGTATTACAAAATCAGTTATAAGCAGCAGGAATATTTTCCTATCGCCAAAGACCTGACTTTTAGTTTGAGTGCGGAAGCTGCGTATGGAGACGGCTATGGAAAAACAGATGAACTGCCGTTCTTTGAAAATTATTTTGCCGGTGGGGTTCGCTCGGTGCGGGGATTTAACGACAATACCTTAGGTCCTAGAGACAGACCTACCCCGGGTAATTCATCAAGACCGATAGGTGGATCTACGAAACTGGCGGGAAGTGCGGAATTATTTTTCCCCGTACCTTTTATGAAAGAATCCAAGTCAATACGATTGGGCACTTTTATTGATGCCGGGATGGTCGATAACAGTTTTTCATTTGATGAAATGCGCTATTCCGCAGGTATTTCCGGTGAATGGCTGTCGCCTTTCGGGGCTATTTCGGTCAGTGTCGCTAAACCTATAAATCTTGAAGATCAAGATGACGAAAGAAACTTTCAGTTTTCATTCGGTTCCGGTTTTTAG
- a CDS encoding OmpH family outer membrane protein yields the protein MKTKIVLFLGLLLSANTAFAELKIGFVNIPAVLEKSPQAEKAKKRLEQEFSPRDKQLLAQQNEAKGLEERMNRDASVMGDSERRNLEKDILAKQRELKRSQQEFSEDFNMRRNEELGKLQRKIIEAIRTLAQEQKFDLLLTDGVIYASEQIDVTSQIQEKLLSLPE from the coding sequence ATGAAAACTAAGATTGTTTTATTTTTGGGATTATTGTTATCGGCCAATACGGCTTTTGCAGAATTGAAAATTGGCTTTGTGAATATTCCGGCTGTGTTGGAGAAATCACCCCAAGCGGAAAAAGCTAAAAAACGTCTGGAACAAGAATTTTCGCCAAGAGACAAACAGTTGCTGGCTCAACAAAATGAAGCCAAAGGACTGGAAGAAAGGATGAACCGTGATGCATCCGTTATGGGTGATTCGGAAAGAAGAAATTTGGAAAAAGACATTTTGGCAAAACAAAGAGAACTGAAAAGAAGCCAACAGGAGTTCAGCGAAGATTTCAATATGCGCCGTAACGAAGAGCTTGGAAAATTGCAACGCAAGATTATTGAGGCCATCCGCACGCTGGCCCAAGAGCAAAAATTTGATTTGTTGTTAACAGATGGCGTGATCTATGCGAGTGAGCAAATCGATGTAACCAGCCAAATTCAAGAAAAATTGCTTTCCTTGCCTGAATAA
- the fabZ gene encoding 3-hydroxyacyl-ACP dehydratase FabZ has product MSIKLDILQIQEFLPHRYPFLLLDKVIECEPGVRLLGVKNVTYNEPFFQGHFPHMPIMPGVLILESLAQATGLLASETAPDVLGKGMTYYLVGIDKARFKRPVVPGDQLMLEAKFLKSKRNIWSFECRAEVDNEFVASANIMCAAAVD; this is encoded by the coding sequence ATGTCTATCAAGTTAGATATACTGCAAATTCAAGAATTTCTTCCGCACCGGTATCCTTTTCTATTACTGGATAAAGTTATCGAGTGTGAGCCAGGCGTCAGGCTTTTAGGTGTCAAAAATGTGACTTATAATGAACCTTTCTTTCAAGGCCACTTTCCTCATATGCCTATTATGCCAGGCGTTTTGATACTCGAGTCCCTCGCGCAGGCAACCGGTTTGCTGGCTTCTGAAACTGCGCCCGATGTTCTTGGTAAAGGGATGACGTATTATTTGGTGGGGATAGATAAAGCCAGATTTAAACGGCCTGTGGTGCCGGGAGATCAGCTTATGCTTGAAGCAAAGTTTTTAAAAAGTAAGCGCAACATCTGGTCGTTTGAATGCCGGGCGGAAGTGGACAATGAATTTGTCGCCAGTGCAAACATCATGTGTGCAGCAGCGGTGGACTGA